The following proteins come from a genomic window of Streptococcus oralis:
- the spx gene encoding transcriptional regulator Spx — MIKIYTVSSCTSCKKAKTWLNAHQLSYKEQNLGKEGITREELLDILTKTDNGIASIVSSKNRYAKALGVDIEDLSVNEVLNLIMETPRILKSPILVDEKRLQVGYKEDDIRAFLPRSVRNVENAEARLRAAL, encoded by the coding sequence ATGATTAAGATTTATACCGTCTCCAGTTGCACAAGCTGTAAGAAAGCGAAGACTTGGCTCAACGCACACCAGTTAAGTTATAAAGAACAAAACCTTGGTAAAGAAGGGATTACGAGAGAAGAACTACTTGATATTCTGACAAAGACAGATAATGGAATTGCCAGCATTGTATCATCAAAAAATCGCTATGCGAAAGCTTTAGGGGTTGACATCGAAGATTTGAGTGTGAATGAAGTACTCAACTTAATCATGGAAACACCACGGATCTTAAAGAGTCCGATTCTCGTTGATGAGAAGCGCCTGCAAGTCGGCTATAAAGAAGATGATATCCGTGCCTTCTTGCCACGCTCTGTCCGTAATGTAGAAAATGCAGAAGCACGTCTACGTGCAGCTCTGTAA
- the mgtA gene encoding magnesium-translocating P-type ATPase: MKTTKERVATAIHTPLNETLSFYKTSLIGLTEEQVEKNRDLYGENTITKGQEDSILKKIYESIINPFTIILLVIAMISMVTNVWLAKPGQEDPTTSIIIVVLVLISGGIRFVQELRSDKAATNLSKMIVNTATVIREGQSLEVAIEDLVVGDIVKLSAGDMIPADLILIESRDFFVQQSGLTGESDSVEKLALSKMSQSNFDSLLEAEALAFMGTNVISGSAKALILAVGDDTMMGEIEQTLNTYDEPTSFERDMNSISWLLIRLMLVMVPIVFLSNGLTDGDWLEAGVFALSVGVGLTPEMLPMIITASLAKGSIIMAKEKVVIKKLNAIQDLGAIDILCTDKTGTLTQDEIVLEYPLDIHGDLDLSVLRRAYLNSYFQTGLKNLMDRAIIKRTEKEAKEHALLQNLDQTFQKIDELPFDFERRRMSVIVKDENEVVSLVTKGALEEMLAISTHVEYQDQISPLTDDIRVEILKEVDQLNQQGLRVLGVAYKTGLKEGFAYSVEDEKEMILTGYLAFLDPPKPSAAPAIQALLEYGVQTKILTGDNEKVTQAVCEKVGLDVDQILLGSDIDAMTDEELAQAVEKVTVFAKLSPDQKARIILQIKSNGHCVGYMGDGINDAPSMKVADVGISVDTAVDIAKETADVILLDKDLMVLEKGLVEGRKVYANMTKYIKMTVSSNFGNIFSLLVSGIFLPFLPMAPIHLIVLNLVYDLSCIALPFDNVDEDFLKHPHKWEAKSITRFMIWMGPISSAFDILTFILLYFVIVPMTTGQAYVHGAESATGFIILFQTGWFIESMWSQTMVIHMLRSAKLPFLQSRPSWFVLGTTLLAASFVTFLPYSSIASLLHLTPLEPIYFLFLLLIIVLYMISVTVVKRIYIKKFKSWL; the protein is encoded by the coding sequence ATGAAAACTACAAAAGAAAGAGTAGCAACAGCTATTCACACACCCTTAAACGAAACTCTATCTTTTTATAAGACAAGTCTAATAGGCTTGACTGAGGAGCAGGTGGAGAAAAATCGTGACCTATATGGCGAAAACACCATTACCAAGGGTCAAGAAGACAGTATCCTCAAAAAGATTTACGAATCTATTATCAATCCATTTACAATCATCCTGCTGGTCATCGCTATGATTTCCATGGTGACAAATGTCTGGTTGGCGAAGCCTGGACAAGAAGATCCGACGACCTCTATCATCATCGTCGTTCTCGTTCTAATCTCTGGTGGCATACGCTTTGTCCAAGAATTGCGAAGTGACAAGGCTGCGACCAATCTATCAAAAATGATTGTGAACACTGCCACAGTTATTCGCGAAGGCCAGAGTTTAGAGGTTGCAATTGAAGATTTGGTCGTTGGAGATATAGTCAAGTTAAGTGCTGGGGATATGATACCAGCAGACCTCATTTTAATTGAATCACGCGATTTCTTTGTCCAACAGTCTGGTTTGACAGGAGAAAGTGACTCAGTTGAAAAACTAGCCTTGTCAAAAATGAGTCAGTCAAACTTTGATAGTCTGCTAGAAGCAGAAGCGCTCGCCTTTATGGGAACCAATGTGATATCAGGAAGTGCTAAGGCTTTGATTCTAGCGGTCGGTGATGACACCATGATGGGGGAAATAGAGCAGACTCTCAATACTTATGACGAGCCCACCTCTTTCGAACGGGATATGAACAGTATCTCTTGGCTCTTAATCCGTTTGATGTTGGTCATGGTTCCCATCGTATTTCTTTCCAATGGCTTGACGGATGGAGATTGGTTAGAGGCTGGCGTATTTGCTTTGAGCGTAGGAGTCGGGCTTACACCTGAGATGCTTCCCATGATCATCACGGCTAGTCTAGCAAAAGGCTCCATTATCATGGCCAAGGAAAAAGTTGTCATCAAAAAACTCAATGCCATACAAGATCTAGGTGCTATTGATATCCTGTGTACGGATAAAACTGGAACCCTTACCCAAGACGAAATTGTCCTTGAATATCCTTTGGATATACATGGAGATTTGGATTTATCTGTGTTGAGACGTGCCTATCTCAATTCCTATTTTCAAACTGGTTTGAAAAATTTAATGGACAGAGCGATCATTAAACGTACGGAAAAAGAAGCTAAAGAACACGCACTCTTGCAAAATCTAGATCAAACCTTTCAAAAAATAGATGAATTGCCCTTTGATTTTGAACGCAGACGGATGAGTGTCATCGTCAAGGATGAGAACGAAGTTGTTAGTTTGGTAACCAAGGGTGCCCTAGAGGAAATGCTTGCGATTTCAACCCATGTGGAATATCAAGATCAGATTAGCCCTCTGACGGATGATATCCGAGTGGAAATCTTAAAAGAAGTGGACCAACTCAATCAACAGGGCTTACGAGTCTTGGGAGTCGCCTATAAAACAGGCTTAAAGGAAGGTTTTGCTTACTCTGTTGAAGATGAAAAGGAGATGATTCTAACAGGATATCTTGCCTTCCTAGATCCACCAAAACCATCTGCAGCCCCTGCTATCCAAGCTTTATTAGAGTATGGTGTTCAAACCAAGATCTTGACTGGGGATAATGAGAAGGTAACCCAAGCAGTATGCGAAAAAGTTGGTTTAGACGTTGATCAAATCTTGTTGGGTTCTGATATTGATGCCATGACGGATGAAGAGTTGGCCCAAGCAGTTGAGAAAGTGACTGTCTTTGCCAAACTCTCTCCGGATCAAAAAGCACGAATCATTTTACAAATCAAATCGAATGGACATTGTGTCGGCTATATGGGAGATGGGATCAATGATGCCCCTTCTATGAAAGTGGCAGATGTGGGGATTTCTGTTGATACAGCAGTAGATATTGCCAAAGAAACGGCTGATGTCATTTTGCTAGATAAGGATTTGATGGTGCTTGAAAAAGGGCTGGTTGAAGGGCGTAAGGTCTACGCTAATATGACCAAATATATCAAGATGACGGTCAGCTCTAATTTCGGGAACATTTTCTCTCTGTTAGTGTCTGGTATCTTTTTACCTTTCCTTCCTATGGCTCCAATTCACTTGATTGTGTTAAACCTAGTCTACGACCTTTCTTGCATTGCCTTGCCATTTGATAATGTGGATGAAGACTTTTTGAAACATCCTCATAAATGGGAAGCCAAGTCTATTACTCGCTTTATGATTTGGATGGGTCCGATTTCTTCGGCTTTCGATATTTTGACCTTTATCTTGCTCTATTTTGTCATTGTCCCAATGACGACAGGTCAAGCCTATGTTCACGGAGCAGAGTCTGCAACGGGCTTTATCATCTTGTTCCAGACAGGCTGGTTCATTGAATCTATGTGGTCCCAAACCATGGTTATCCATATGCTTCGTTCAGCAAAGCTTCCTTTCTTGCAAAGTCGTCCGTCATGGTTTGTTCTTGGAACAACCTTGCTGGCAGCTAGTTTTGTGACTTTCCTTCCCTACTCTTCAATTGCTAGCCTGCTTCATTTAACCCCTTTGGAACCAATTTATTTCCTGTTTTTGCTTTTGATCATCGTTCTCTATATGATCAGTGTTACAGTAGTGAAACGAATCTATATCAAAAAATTTAAAAGTTGGCTATAA
- a CDS encoding M24 family metallopeptidase — MNKRVQAFLAKMQEKELDGIIINNLKNVYYLTGFWGSNGTVFISRDRQVLVTDSRYIIAAKQEVTGFEIVADRDELAVIAGIVKDMGLSRIGFEDEISVSYYHRMQAAFAGIDLLPQTQFVEALRMIKDEKEIATIRKACSISDQAFRDALDFIKPGKTEIEIANFLDFRMRELGASGLSFDTILASGINSSKPHAHPMHKPVELGEAITMDFGCLYDHYVSDMTRTIYLGHVSDEQAEIYNTVLKANQALIDQAKAGLGFRDFDKIPRDIIVEAGYGDYFTHGIGHGIGLDIHEEPYFSQTSKEVIKSGMVLTDEPGIYIEGKYGVRIEDDILITDNGCELLTLAPKELIVI, encoded by the coding sequence ATGAATAAACGTGTACAAGCATTTCTAGCTAAAATGCAAGAAAAAGAACTAGATGGCATCATTATCAATAACCTTAAAAATGTCTACTATTTGACAGGATTTTGGGGCTCAAATGGAACAGTCTTCATCAGCCGTGACCGCCAAGTCTTAGTGACAGACTCTCGCTATATCATTGCAGCCAAGCAAGAAGTAACAGGTTTTGAAATTGTGGCTGACCGTGATGAATTGGCTGTCATTGCAGGCATTGTTAAGGATATGGGCTTGTCTCGCATCGGTTTTGAGGACGAGATTTCGGTATCTTACTATCATCGTATGCAGGCTGCCTTTGCAGGAATTGACTTGCTTCCGCAAACTCAGTTTGTAGAAGCGCTCCGTATGATTAAGGATGAGAAAGAGATTGCGACCATTCGCAAGGCATGTTCTATCTCAGACCAAGCCTTCCGAGATGCGCTTGACTTTATCAAACCTGGAAAGACTGAGATTGAAATTGCCAACTTCCTTGACTTTCGCATGCGTGAATTGGGAGCATCCGGCTTGTCCTTTGATACCATTTTAGCAAGTGGTATCAACTCCTCCAAACCCCATGCCCACCCAATGCACAAGCCAGTAGAACTAGGCGAAGCAATCACCATGGACTTCGGCTGTCTCTACGACCACTATGTCAGTGATATGACACGGACCATCTACCTCGGTCATGTCAGTGACGAGCAAGCAGAGATTTACAATACGGTTCTAAAAGCCAACCAAGCCTTGATTGACCAGGCTAAGGCAGGATTAGGTTTCCGTGACTTTGACAAAATCCCTCGTGATATTATCGTAGAAGCGGGCTATGGCGACTACTTTACTCACGGTATTGGACACGGTATCGGACTGGATATTCACGAAGAACCCTACTTTAGCCAAACTTCCAAAGAAGTCATTAAATCTGGTATGGTCTTGACTGATGAACCAGGTATTTATATTGAAGGTAAATACGGCGTTCGTATTGAAGATGATATCTTAATTACAGATAACGGTTGCGAATTGTTGACTCTAGCGCCGAAGGAATTAATTGTTATTTAA
- the uvrA gene encoding excinuclease ABC subunit UvrA: MQDKIVIHGARAHNLKNIDVEIPRDKLVVVTGLSGSGKSSLAFDTLYAEGQRRYVESLSAYARQFLGNMEKPDVDAIDGLSPAISIDQKTTSKNPRSTVGTTTEINDYLRLLYARVGTPYCINGHGAIKASSVEQIVDKVLELPERQRLQILAPVIRKKKGQHKSVIEKVQKDGYVRVRVDGEVYDVTEVPELSKSKQHNIDVVVDRIVIKEGIRSRLFDSIEAALRIAEGYVIIDTMDDSELLFSEHYACPVCGFTVPELEPRLFSFNAPFGSCSECDGLGIKLEVDTDLVVPDASKTLREGALAPWNPISSNYYPNMLEQAMTAFGVDMDKPFEDLLEEDKNLILYGSDGKEFHFHYENEFGGVRDIDIPFEGVVNNIKRRYHETNSDYTRTQMRLYMNELTCGTCHGYRLNDQALSVRVGGEQGLHIGEISDLSIADHLELVSQLTLSENEAIIARPILKEIKDRLTFLNNVGLNYLTLSRSAGTLSGGESQRIRLATQIGSNLSGVLYILDEPSIGLHQRDNDRLIASLKKMRDLGNTLIVVEHDEDTMREADYLIDVGPGAGAFGGEIVAAGTPKQVARNSKSITGQYLSGKRAIPVPAERRAGNGRFIEVTGARENNLQNITARFPLGKFIAVTGVSGSGKSTLINSILKKAIAQKLNRNSDKPGKFKTITGIEHVDRLIDIDQSPIGRTPRSNPATYTGVFDDIRDLFAQTNEAKIRGYKKGRFSFNVKGGRCEACSGDGIIKIEMHFLPDVYVACEVCHGTRYNSETLEVHYKEKNISQVLDMTVNDAVEFFQHIPKIQRKLQTIKDVGLGYVTLGQPATTLSGGEAQRMKLASELHKRSTGKSFYILDEPTTGLHTEDIARLLKVLARFVDDGNTVLVIEHNLDVIKTADHIIDLGPEGGVGGGTIIATGTPEEVAANEASYTGHYLKGKLHHE; the protein is encoded by the coding sequence ATGCAAGATAAGATTGTGATTCATGGGGCACGCGCCCATAATTTAAAAAATATCGATGTGGAGATTCCGCGTGACAAGCTGGTCGTGGTTACGGGTTTGTCGGGTTCTGGCAAGTCCAGTCTGGCCTTTGATACCCTCTATGCTGAGGGACAAAGGCGCTATGTAGAGAGTCTATCAGCCTATGCTCGTCAGTTTTTGGGCAACATGGAAAAACCAGATGTAGATGCCATTGACGGCCTCAGCCCAGCTATTTCCATCGACCAGAAAACTACCAGTAAAAACCCGCGCTCGACCGTGGGAACAACAACTGAAATCAATGACTATCTGCGTCTCCTCTACGCACGTGTGGGGACGCCGTACTGTATTAACGGGCATGGGGCAATCAAGGCCTCTTCTGTTGAGCAAATCGTTGATAAGGTCTTAGAATTGCCAGAACGCCAACGTCTGCAAATTTTAGCTCCTGTCATTCGTAAGAAAAAAGGACAACATAAGAGTGTCATTGAAAAGGTTCAGAAAGACGGTTATGTCCGCGTCCGAGTGGATGGGGAGGTCTATGATGTGACCGAAGTGCCAGAGTTGTCCAAGAGCAAGCAACACAATATTGATGTCGTGGTTGACCGTATTGTCATCAAGGAGGGCATTCGTAGCCGTCTCTTTGATTCCATTGAGGCTGCCCTTCGTATCGCAGAAGGCTATGTGATTATCGACACTATGGACGATTCTGAGCTGCTCTTCTCTGAGCATTATGCCTGTCCAGTTTGTGGTTTTACCGTACCAGAGTTAGAGCCTCGTCTCTTCTCCTTTAATGCTCCTTTTGGTTCTTGTAGTGAGTGTGACGGTTTGGGCATCAAGCTGGAGGTGGATACTGACTTGGTAGTGCCAGATGCCAGCAAAACGCTACGTGAGGGGGCTTTGGCACCTTGGAATCCTATCTCATCTAACTACTATCCAAATATGCTAGAGCAGGCCATGACAGCCTTTGGAGTGGATATGGATAAGCCCTTTGAGGACTTGTTAGAAGAAGATAAGAACTTGATTCTCTACGGCTCGGATGGCAAGGAATTTCATTTCCACTATGAAAATGAATTTGGTGGTGTGCGCGATATCGACATTCCTTTTGAGGGAGTTGTCAATAATATCAAACGTCGTTACCATGAGACTAACAGTGATTACACGCGCACCCAGATGCGTCTCTACATGAATGAGCTGACCTGCGGGACTTGTCACGGCTACCGTCTCAATGACCAGGCCTTGTCTGTCCGTGTGGGTGGTGAGCAAGGGCTACATATCGGTGAAATCTCAGACCTGTCTATCGCAGACCACTTGGAATTAGTGAGCCAGCTGACCTTGTCAGAAAATGAAGCCATCATTGCTCGGCCCATTCTCAAGGAAATCAAGGATCGCTTGACCTTCCTCAATAACGTGGGACTCAACTATCTGACCCTATCACGCTCGGCAGGAACTCTTTCAGGTGGTGAGAGCCAGCGTATTCGCTTGGCAACCCAGATTGGTTCCAATCTATCAGGTGTCCTCTATATTCTAGACGAGCCGTCGATTGGTCTCCACCAGAGGGATAATGACCGCCTGATTGCCAGTCTGAAAAAGATGCGCGATTTGGGCAATACTCTCATCGTGGTGGAACATGATGAAGATACCATGCGAGAGGCAGATTATCTGATTGACGTCGGTCCTGGTGCGGGAGCCTTTGGTGGAGAGATCGTCGCTGCAGGCACGCCCAAACAGGTGGCTCGCAACAGCAAGTCTATCACAGGCCAGTACTTGTCAGGAAAACGTGCCATTCCAGTACCAGCAGAGCGCCGTGCTGGGAATGGTCGCTTTATCGAAGTGACAGGAGCGCGTGAGAACAACTTGCAAAATATCACTGCTCGTTTCCCATTAGGAAAATTCATCGCAGTGACGGGGGTATCAGGTTCAGGGAAATCAACCTTAATCAACAGCATCCTCAAAAAAGCCATTGCCCAGAAGCTCAACCGTAATTCAGACAAACCTGGTAAGTTTAAGACTATTACAGGTATTGAGCATGTAGACCGCTTGATTGACATTGACCAGAGCCCTATCGGACGGACGCCGAGGTCTAACCCAGCTACTTATACGGGAGTTTTTGACGATATACGTGACCTCTTTGCCCAGACAAATGAAGCTAAGATACGAGGCTACAAGAAGGGCCGTTTCAGTTTCAACGTCAAGGGTGGTCGTTGTGAAGCCTGCTCAGGTGACGGGATTATCAAGATCGAGATGCACTTCTTACCAGATGTTTATGTGGCTTGTGAAGTCTGCCACGGAACTCGCTACAACAGTGAAACTCTAGAAGTCCACTACAAGGAAAAAAATATTTCGCAGGTTTTGGACATGACCGTCAACGATGCGGTGGAATTCTTCCAACACATTCCCAAGATTCAACGCAAACTTCAGACCATCAAGGATGTGGGGCTGGGCTATGTAACGTTAGGGCAACCAGCTACGACCCTTTCTGGGGGAGAAGCCCAGCGTATGAAGCTGGCTAGTGAACTCCACAAACGCTCGACAGGAAAATCCTTCTACATTCTGGATGAGCCAACGACAGGCCTTCATACAGAGGACATTGCTCGCTTGCTTAAAGTCTTGGCTCGCTTTGTTGACGATGGCAATACCGTCCTCGTCATCGAGCACAATCTAGACGTCATCAAGACAGCAGACCATATTATCGACTTGGGACCTGAGGGCGGTGTTGGTGGTGGAACCATCATCGCAACAGGAACTCCAGAAGAAGTAGCGGCTAATGAAGCCAGCTACACAGGACACTATTTGAAAGGAAAGTTACATCATGAATAA
- a CDS encoding magnesium transporter CorA family protein: MKQVFLSTTTEFKEIDTLEPGTWINLVNPTQNESLEIANAFDIDITDLRAPLDAEEMSRITIEDEYTLIIVDVPITEERNNRTYYVTIPLGIIITEETIITTCLEALPVLDVFINRRLRNFYTFMRSRFIFQILYRNAELYLTALRSIDRKSEQIESQLHKSTRNEELIELMELEKTIVYFKASLKTNERVIKKLTSATSNIKKYLEDQDLLEDTLIETQQAIEMADIYGNVLHSMTETFASIISNNQNNIMKTLALVTIVMSVPTMIFSAYGMNFKDNEIPLNGEPHAFWLIVFIAFAMSVSLTLYLIHKKWF; the protein is encoded by the coding sequence ATGAAACAAGTTTTTCTCTCAACAACAACTGAATTTAAAGAGATCGACACGCTCGAACCGGGTACTTGGATCAATCTCGTCAATCCTACACAAAATGAATCTTTGGAAATCGCCAACGCCTTCGATATCGACATCACCGACCTCCGAGCACCGCTCGATGCGGAAGAAATGTCCCGTATTACCATCGAAGATGAGTATACTTTGATCATCGTAGACGTTCCCATCACAGAGGAAAGAAACAACCGCACCTACTACGTAACGATTCCGCTGGGGATTATCATCACCGAGGAGACTATTATCACTACCTGCTTGGAAGCCCTCCCAGTTCTTGATGTCTTTATCAACCGTAGACTACGTAACTTTTACACTTTCATGCGTTCACGCTTTATCTTCCAGATTCTCTATCGCAACGCAGAGCTCTACCTAACAGCCCTTCGTTCGATCGACCGTAAGAGTGAACAAATCGAAAGTCAACTTCACAAGTCTACTCGAAACGAAGAACTGATTGAGCTCATGGAATTGGAAAAGACCATCGTCTATTTCAAAGCCTCACTTAAGACAAATGAGCGCGTGATTAAGAAATTGACCAGCGCAACTAGCAATATCAAGAAATACCTAGAGGACCAAGACCTGCTCGAAGATACCCTGATCGAAACCCAACAGGCCATCGAGATGGCAGATATCTATGGAAACGTCCTTCACTCTATGACAGAGACTTTCGCCTCTATCATTTCCAACAACCAGAACAACATCATGAAGACCCTGGCTCTCGTGACCATCGTCATGTCTGTCCCAACTATGATCTTCTCTGCCTATGGGATGAACTTTAAGGATAATGAAATCCCACTTAATGGCGAGCCCCACGCTTTCTGGTTAATCGTCTTTATCGCCTTTGCTATGAGTGTTTCGCTCACTCTCTATCTCATCCATAAAAAATGGTTCTAA
- a CDS encoding DUF1129 domain-containing protein: MSQIDLQKLTKKNQEFIHIATQQFLKDGKTDAEIKTIFEEVIPKILEEQAKGTTARSLYGAPTHWAHSFTVKEQYEKEHPKENDDPKLMIMDSALFITSLFALVSALTTFFSTDQAIGYGLITLLLVGLVGGLAFYLMYYFVYQYYGPDTDRSQRPPFWKSILVILASMVLWLVVFFATSFLPANLNPVLAPLPLAILGAALLALRFYLKKRFNIRSASAGPSRY, translated from the coding sequence ATGTCTCAGATTGATTTACAAAAACTAACCAAGAAAAACCAAGAGTTTATCCACATCGCTACCCAACAATTTCTCAAAGATGGCAAAACAGATGCTGAAATCAAGACTATCTTTGAGGAAGTTATTCCTAAAATCCTTGAAGAACAAGCCAAAGGAACGACAGCTCGTTCCCTCTATGGCGCTCCAACCCACTGGGCTCATAGCTTCACTGTCAAGGAGCAATATGAAAAAGAGCATCCAAAAGAAAATGACGATCCAAAACTCATGATTATGGACTCAGCCCTTTTTATCACCAGTCTCTTTGCATTGGTTAGCGCTCTGACTACCTTCTTCTCTACAGATCAGGCTATTGGCTATGGTTTGATTACCCTCTTGTTGGTTGGACTTGTAGGAGGACTTGCCTTCTACTTGATGTACTACTTTGTCTACCAGTATTATGGACCAGACACAGACCGTAGCCAACGTCCTCCTTTCTGGAAATCAATCCTCGTCATTCTGGCCTCTATGGTCCTTTGGTTGGTTGTCTTCTTTGCAACAAGCTTCCTACCAGCCAACCTCAATCCAGTCCTTGCTCCATTGCCTTTGGCTATCCTGGGAGCGGCTCTTCTCGCCCTTCGCTTCTATCTCAAGAAACGTTTCAATATCCGAAGTGCAAGCGCAGGCCCATCACGTTACTAA
- a CDS encoding S66 peptidase family protein — translation MVSTIGIVSLSSGVIGEDFVKHEVDLGVQRLKDLGLNPIFLPHSLKGLDFIKDHPEARAADLMQAFSDDSIDMILCAIGGDDTYRLLPYLFENNQLQKVIKQKIFLGFSDTTINHLMLHKLGVKTFYGQSFLADICELDEEMLPYSLHYFKELIETGRISEIHPSDLWYEERTDFSIKALGTARTSHVNTGFDLLQGNAQFEGEILGGCLESLYDIFDNSRYADSTELCQKYKLFPDLSDWEGKILLLETSEEKPEPDDFKKMLLTLKETGVFEVIRGLLVGKPMDETFYDDYKEALLDIIDSNIPIVYNLNVGHATPRAIVPFGVHAYVDAKKQVICFDYNKKS, via the coding sequence ATGGTTTCTACTATTGGTATCGTCAGTTTGTCTAGCGGTGTTATCGGAGAGGATTTTGTCAAACACGAAGTCGATTTGGGTGTCCAACGTCTCAAGGATTTAGGACTCAATCCTATTTTTTTGCCCCATTCGCTAAAAGGTTTAGACTTTATCAAGGACCATCCTGAAGCGCGTGCAGCAGATTTGATGCAGGCCTTTTCGGACGATAGCATTGACATGATCCTATGTGCCATCGGTGGAGACGATACCTATCGTTTATTGCCCTACCTTTTTGAAAATAACCAACTACAGAAGGTTATCAAACAAAAGATTTTTCTTGGCTTCTCAGATACAACCATCAATCACCTCATGTTGCATAAACTAGGGGTCAAGACTTTTTATGGGCAATCCTTTCTAGCAGATATTTGTGAATTGGACGAGGAGATGTTGCCCTATAGCCTCCACTACTTTAAAGAATTGATCGAGACAGGAAGAATCTCAGAAATCCACCCTAGCGACCTTTGGTATGAGGAACGGACTGACTTTAGTATCAAGGCCCTGGGAACAGCTCGTACCAGCCATGTAAATACAGGTTTTGACTTGTTACAAGGAAATGCCCAGTTCGAGGGGGAAATCCTCGGTGGTTGCCTTGAATCTCTCTATGATATCTTTGACAATTCTCGATACGCAGACAGCACGGAGCTCTGCCAAAAATACAAACTTTTTCCTGACTTATCCGACTGGGAAGGAAAGATTCTCTTGTTAGAAACAAGCGAAGAAAAGCCTGAGCCTGATGACTTCAAAAAGATGTTGCTGACTTTGAAAGAAACTGGGGTATTTGAGGTCATCAGGGGACTCTTGGTTGGAAAGCCAATGGATGAAACCTTCTATGACGACTATAAGGAAGCACTATTGGATATCATTGACAGCAATATCCCGATTGTCTATAATCTGAATGTCGGCCACGCAACTCCAAGAGCCATTGTGCCCTTTGGCGTCCATGCTTATGTGGATGCAAAGAAGCAAGTCATTTGCTTTGACTATAACAAAAAAAGCTGA
- a CDS encoding CPBP family intramembrane glutamic endopeptidase: MMSNKHKGILIFAILYTVLFVFGGVKLLAYLMPSAIANYLKYLVYAVLALYGSFLCKDRLIQQWNEIRKTKRKFFFGVLTGWLFLILMTVAFEFLSEMLRQFFGLVGQGLNQSNIQSTFQEQPLLIAVFACIIGPFVEELFFRQVLLHWLGKYLSSWLSIFLVGLVSSLTHMHSLSLSEWISAVSYLGGGLAFSIIYVKGKENIYYPLVVHMLGNSLSFIILAISSM, from the coding sequence ATAATGTCTAATAAACATAAGGGAATCCTTATTTTTGCGATTCTCTATACAGTTCTCTTTGTGTTTGGTGGTGTTAAATTGCTGGCTTATTTGATGCCATCTGCCATTGCGAATTATCTAAAATATTTAGTCTATGCAGTATTAGCTCTATATGGCTCTTTCTTGTGCAAGGATAGATTGATTCAACAATGGAATGAGATTAGAAAGACTAAAAGAAAATTCTTCTTTGGCGTCTTAACAGGCTGGCTCTTTCTCATTCTGATGACGGTTGCCTTTGAATTTTTATCAGAGATGTTGAGGCAGTTTTTTGGGCTAGTCGGACAAGGTCTAAACCAGTCGAATATTCAAAGCACCTTTCAAGAACAACCGCTACTGATAGCAGTTTTCGCCTGCATCATTGGACCATTTGTGGAAGAACTCTTTTTCCGTCAGGTGTTATTGCATTGGTTAGGAAAATATCTGTCAAGTTGGCTGAGTATTTTTCTGGTAGGCCTTGTTTCTTCCCTGACACATATGCATAGCTTGTCTTTATCAGAGTGGATCAGTGCAGTTAGTTATTTAGGTGGTGGCCTTGCCTTTTCTATTATTTATGTGAAAGGGAAAGAAAATATTTACTATCCCTTGGTCGTTCATATGTTGGGGAATAGCCTTTCTTTCATCATTTTAGCTATCAGTAGTATGTGA